ATGAATTATTAGGAGAATTATTTTGATAATACTCATTGTTGAAGAATTATTTTCAAAATACCGAGTGTTGATGAATCAGCTTTGGTATAATTAGAAGTTAGAAGTTAGTGTAATAAATTTGAAGTTACAAGTTAGTGTTGATAAACTCAGTTTACATATCTAACGTTCGATATTGAATATAACGTTCACGAGGGGGCGCAGCCCCCGAGTGATGTACGACGTAATTTGAATTTGTAGCTTAGGTTAGGTTTAGTCTTTTTCTTATGGTTTGGAGGTTCACATTTGCAACGATTGCATACTAATGCGATGCGATGTAACAtatatgatgttgtttatgttgtttttttgtaTCAAAATCCTTGTTGTTGACATAGATCTTTCATTGTTGACACTGAAAATTTGTACAATATCCAGATTATTTGTatcaatattggttgttgatgcaggtttgttggatcaactttcattgtcgATGCAATTAACCTGAATAATTTTCTGATTATGGTTGTTGATAGTTGTTGTTattggatcaacattggttgttgatgcaGGTTTGTTGGATCAACTTTCACTGTTGATGCAAATAACCTGgataattttatgattatgattgttGATAGATGTTGTTATTGGATCCACACTGGTTGTTGATGCAGGTTTGTTGGATCGACTCTCATTGTTGATCACTTGGATAATTTTCTGATTATGGTTGTTGAAATatgtttttattggatcaacactGGTTGTTGACAGATTATGGTGTCAACATTGGTTTGTTTatctcaaattttgtttttgattttatgttttattaGTTTTGTTGATTTGTTATGATTGTTGCAGGCCAAAGATGGCTGTTGCAGAGTTCACTTTATCCAATTTGACCGTATCACATGTTGTTTCCGAATCAACTACTATCAGCGAGATGATTAGTGTGGTGAAACAATACTGGCCTTATGTCCGTGAAGATCTCATACTTTTTGGTTACATTGTAGATGGATTTTCACATGTGATTAATCGCGATTTGGAGTTGaggtttttcattcactactgcaTCTCCAAAAGGATTGGTGTGTTGAAGTTTAACATCCAGTTTATGATTTGCATTGATTATGttactccttcttcttctgttgTTCCTTCTTCATTATCATCAAGTTGTGTCTCAAACAACGAGGTGGTTGTTGTAGAAGATTTGACGGATGATTCATCTTTGATCAAAAGGGTCCCCAAGAAATCAGATGCTTGTGCCAACATCTTAACTGGAGTAGGGAAGGTTTTTGAAAGTAAAAATGATTTTCGTGATACTGTTAAGAAGTATGAATTTCAGACTGGTTACAAAACTAAGTTACGTAAGAGTGACAAGACACGTTACACCGTGGAGTGTAAGAATAAGAAAAGTAAAAATTGTAGCTGGAGGTTTCATGCATCTCTCGTTGCCAATACTAAAGGTGTGTTTCAGTGCAAGAAGTTTCGCAGAGAGCATTCATGTGATTTAGCTTCTTCTGATCCCGCAAAAGTCAAGATGATGAAGTCTTTTATGATGGATATCTTAATAGATGAATTTCGagcattaaagaagaagaagactgcaGCTGATGTCATAGATATGCTCCATATGGAATATGGTATTGATCCCACGTATTGTCAGGCATATCATGATTTATAGTTCACTAAAGAGTTTTTTTGGGGTGATGACATCAATTCTTATTCAGACTTTGTTTGGTATAAAGAATCAATTGAACGTTGTAATCCTGGAAGTGTCGTCAAGTTTGAGTATGATGGTGTAACAAAGCTGTTCCAGAGGTTTTTGTTGCTTTCGAAGCTTCTATTACTGGTTTCAATAATTACTGTCGTCCGATGTTGTTTATTGATCGTACTTTTCTCACTGGGAAGTTTAAAGGCGGTCTTAT
Above is a genomic segment from Papaver somniferum cultivar HN1 chromosome 10, ASM357369v1, whole genome shotgun sequence containing:
- the LOC113316538 gene encoding uncharacterized protein LOC113316538, coding for MAVAEFTLSNLTVSHVVSESTTISEMISVVKQYWPYVREDLILFGYIVDGFSHVINRDLELRFFIHYCISKRIGVLKFNIQFMICIDYVTPSSSVVPSSLSSSCVSNNEVVVVEDLTDDSSLIKRVPKKSDACANILTGVGKVFESKNDFRDTVKKYEFQTGYKTKLRKSDKTRYTVECKNKKSKNCSWRFHASLVANTKGVFQCKKFRREHSCDLASSDPAKVKMMKSFMMDILIDEFRALKKKKTAADVIDMLHMEYEVFVAFEASITGFNNYCRPMLFIDRTFLTGKFKGGLMVACGKTGNQEIYPVAFGIVPCENCESWEWLLTNLKDRGAGLLKNVPVIFPKAYHSYYLYHMKGNIPVPKVKGRQTAVNFFEECYTALTKEKFYVAAKSMSNLKRDSIIDWMVKISFQNWAAHAFLGERFGENTSNIVESLTV